Proteins encoded in a region of the Scrofimicrobium sp. R131 genome:
- a CDS encoding WYL domain-containing protein produces MGQSETSLRILVLALNLINTRSGRTRDELQSLVQGYEALSDDTFQRTFERDIAALREAGFQVLVSSNPARYLVERKLLAPSSVELTSAEVDLLLQAAAAWESLSPAELSRLSLKLAGLTNSQVPGQPTIFHRLEGVEHLPQILEAIGQRQPIRFRYSSRRGVADRDVAPLGLMVRGPAVYLWGHDLNREGERYFRLSRIDGKIELVGEPNFYELPAEGPRDFAGDNFRIRPELWIRQGASPLVRLRCESVADSDESRPGWDRCRGRAADWESWERLIVSHCEDVVVEEPTQLAESIYRKLQAAAGEGAPWKTKP; encoded by the coding sequence ATGGGGCAGAGCGAAACGTCGCTGCGAATCCTGGTATTGGCGCTAAACCTGATCAACACGCGCTCTGGGCGCACCCGGGACGAGTTGCAGTCCCTGGTGCAGGGCTACGAGGCGCTAAGTGACGATACCTTCCAGCGCACGTTTGAACGCGACATTGCGGCTCTGCGTGAGGCTGGTTTTCAGGTATTGGTGTCTTCCAACCCTGCCCGCTACCTGGTGGAGCGGAAGCTGTTGGCACCCTCCTCGGTGGAGTTGACCTCCGCGGAGGTGGACCTGCTGCTGCAGGCCGCGGCCGCCTGGGAGTCGCTCTCACCGGCCGAGCTTTCCCGGCTGAGCCTAAAGCTAGCCGGTCTGACCAACTCGCAGGTGCCCGGCCAGCCGACCATTTTTCACCGGCTGGAAGGCGTGGAGCACCTACCCCAGATCCTGGAAGCAATTGGCCAGCGTCAGCCCATCCGGTTCCGCTACAGTTCTCGGCGCGGGGTTGCCGATCGGGACGTGGCCCCCTTGGGGCTGATGGTGCGGGGTCCGGCGGTGTACCTGTGGGGTCACGACCTGAACCGGGAGGGGGAGCGTTACTTCCGGCTCTCGCGCATTGACGGGAAAATTGAACTGGTGGGGGAGCCGAACTTCTACGAGCTCCCAGCCGAAGGTCCCCGCGACTTTGCCGGTGACAACTTCCGGATCCGCCCGGAGCTTTGGATTCGCCAGGGCGCGTCGCCGCTGGTGCGGCTCCGGTGCGAGTCGGTGGCGGACAGCGACGAGTCCCGCCCGGGCTGGGACCGGTGCCGGGGTCGGGCCGCCGACTGGGAGAGCTGGGAGCGCCTGATCGTCAGCCACTGCGAGGACGTAGTGGTCGAGGAGCCGACACAGCTAGCCGAGTCGATCTACCGCAAATTGCAGGCGGCGGCGGGAGAGGGGGCCCCGTGGAAGACAAAACCGTAA
- the rpe gene encoding ribulose-phosphate 3-epimerase, which produces MQIRISPSVLNCDMGRFREELQSIDNADRVHVDVMDNHFVPNLSWGLPIVEAAKQSTEVPIEAHLMIENPDRWARSFADAGCEMVTFHSEAAGAPIRLARELRGAGAKVGLAFKPASAIEPYLDFLDEFDMFLIMTVEPGFGGQKFLPQVLSKTRKLRQLVDQSGIELDIQVDGGINRETVVTAAEAGVNNFVAGSSVFTCADHRGEVDILRRLAQEHS; this is translated from the coding sequence GTGCAAATTCGGATTTCCCCCTCAGTGCTCAACTGCGACATGGGCCGGTTCCGGGAGGAACTGCAGTCGATCGACAATGCCGACCGGGTCCACGTTGACGTAATGGACAATCACTTCGTCCCCAACCTGTCCTGGGGGCTTCCGATTGTGGAGGCGGCCAAGCAGTCGACCGAGGTACCGATCGAGGCACACCTAATGATTGAGAACCCGGATCGCTGGGCTCGTTCCTTCGCCGACGCCGGGTGCGAAATGGTCACGTTCCACTCGGAGGCGGCGGGGGCGCCGATCCGGCTGGCCCGAGAGCTGCGCGGGGCCGGGGCGAAAGTTGGGTTGGCTTTCAAGCCCGCCAGTGCCATCGAACCCTACCTGGACTTCTTGGACGAGTTCGACATGTTTCTGATCATGACGGTGGAGCCGGGATTTGGCGGGCAGAAGTTCTTGCCCCAGGTACTGTCCAAAACCCGGAAGCTGCGTCAGCTGGTGGACCAGAGCGGGATCGAGCTGGACATTCAGGTCGACGGGGGGATCAACCGGGAGACGGTGGTGACCGCCGCCGAGGCCGGGGTCAACAACTTCGTCGCCGGCTCGTCGGTCTTTACCTGTGCGGATCACCGGGGTGAGGTGGACATTTTGCGGCGGCTGGCCCAGGAGCACAGCTGA
- a CDS encoding phosphoribosyl-ATP diphosphatase: protein MTSFEDLFHELQVKAAEKPAGSGTVAELEQGIHYIGKKVVEEAAEVWLAGEYESDDALALEISQLIYHAQVMAVARGLTLDDIYRHL from the coding sequence ATGACAAGCTTTGAAGATCTCTTTCACGAACTGCAAGTGAAGGCCGCCGAGAAGCCGGCCGGCTCCGGAACGGTGGCGGAGCTGGAACAGGGAATCCACTACATCGGCAAGAAGGTAGTGGAGGAGGCGGCCGAAGTCTGGCTGGCGGGCGAGTACGAAAGCGACGACGCCCTGGCCCTGGAAATCTCGCAGCTGATTTACCACGCCCAGGTGATGGCGGTGGCCCGCGGGCTCACCCTGGATGACATTTACCGGCACCTGTGA
- the hisG gene encoding ATP phosphoribosyltransferase → MLEIAVPNKGSLSEKSVQLLLEAGYRANRRGRELVVDDPENDLRIFFLRPRDIAVYVGQGRIHAGITGRDLLIDSGTPAQEYSQLGFARAKFRFAAPRGTIAQVREISGKRVATSYRTLVENYLAERGIQADVVRLDGAVESSIQLGVADLIADVVETGSTLRAAGLEVFGEPLLESEAILITNVQGQADPAVEVLNRRLQGVLVAQQHVLVDYHVPVDVLPRAVEITPGFESPTVAPLADNAWRAVRAVVRRDKVNQVMDDLLAIGARGTIVTELIASRLG, encoded by the coding sequence ATGCTTGAGATTGCGGTTCCAAATAAGGGAAGTCTGTCGGAAAAGTCGGTGCAGCTACTGCTGGAAGCCGGGTACCGAGCCAACCGGCGCGGGCGCGAACTGGTGGTGGATGATCCGGAAAACGATCTGCGAATCTTCTTCCTTCGTCCGCGCGACATTGCGGTCTACGTCGGCCAGGGCCGAATTCATGCGGGCATCACCGGCCGGGACCTGCTGATTGATTCCGGGACCCCGGCACAGGAGTACTCGCAGCTGGGCTTTGCCCGGGCCAAGTTCCGGTTTGCTGCCCCCCGGGGCACGATCGCCCAGGTGCGGGAGATCTCCGGCAAACGGGTGGCCACCTCCTATCGAACGCTGGTGGAGAACTACCTGGCCGAGCGGGGGATCCAAGCGGACGTGGTGCGCCTGGACGGCGCGGTCGAATCTTCGATCCAACTGGGCGTGGCCGACCTGATCGCCGACGTGGTGGAGACCGGTTCGACCCTGCGCGCAGCGGGACTCGAAGTGTTCGGGGAACCGCTGCTGGAGTCCGAAGCCATCCTGATTACAAATGTGCAGGGACAGGCAGATCCGGCGGTGGAGGTGCTGAACCGGCGGCTGCAGGGAGTGCTGGTGGCCCAGCAGCACGTGCTGGTTGACTACCATGTCCCGGTCGATGTTCTGCCACGGGCCGTGGAAATTACCCCCGGGTTTGAGTCCCCGACGGTGGCTCCGTTGGCCGATAACGCGTGGCGTGCCGTCCGCGCGGTGGTTCGGCGCGATAAGGTGAACCAGGTAATGGATGACCTGCTGGCCATCGGCGCACGCGGAACGATCGTAACGGAGCTGATCGCCTCGCGCCTGGGCTAA
- a CDS encoding ABC transporter permease, whose protein sequence is MGTANRWLAWLAPLSLLAFLFLVWLIASGSTSALFLPSPRDFFARAADLFGTRWFWNRTAITFGEALLGSLVGAAVAIPTSWLIHRSRFVNAALQPFLGATQAIPAVALAPLLVLWVGRGLGAIVLLCALMVFFPILVATTVGLRHLDQDVIDAASLDGAHGLRMIVSIEAPLVAPSLLGGIRNGFTLSVTGAVIGEMVMGGAGLGQLLSQQQHNLDTAGMFVTVAVLCALAMVAYSAVYLLERRGKRLVGNSRERRGSRNA, encoded by the coding sequence ATGGGGACGGCCAACAGGTGGCTGGCATGGCTCGCACCGCTGAGCCTGCTGGCATTCTTGTTTCTAGTCTGGTTGATAGCCTCCGGCTCCACGTCGGCACTGTTTCTTCCCAGCCCGCGGGATTTCTTTGCGCGCGCCGCAGATCTGTTTGGTACCCGGTGGTTCTGGAACCGAACCGCCATCACCTTTGGTGAGGCCCTGCTGGGGTCGTTGGTGGGAGCGGCGGTGGCCATTCCCACTTCCTGGCTGATTCATCGGTCCCGGTTCGTCAACGCCGCCCTGCAGCCATTCCTGGGGGCCACCCAGGCGATTCCGGCGGTGGCTTTGGCCCCGCTGCTGGTGCTCTGGGTTGGGCGAGGTTTGGGCGCCATCGTGCTGCTGTGTGCGCTGATGGTGTTCTTCCCGATCCTGGTGGCAACCACAGTGGGCCTGCGACACCTGGACCAGGATGTGATCGACGCCGCTTCGCTTGATGGCGCTCACGGCCTGAGGATGATCGTCTCGATTGAGGCGCCGCTGGTGGCCCCCAGCCTGCTGGGCGGGATCCGGAACGGGTTCACCCTGTCGGTCACGGGCGCGGTCATCGGCGAGATGGTCATGGGCGGTGCGGGCCTGGGTCAACTGCTCTCCCAACAGCAACACAACCTCGACACGGCCGGCATGTTCGTCACCGTCGCTGTCCTGTGCGCGCTGGCAATGGTCGCCTACTCGGCGGTCTATCTGCTGGAGCGACGCGGCAAGCGGCTGGTGGGCAATTCGCGTGAAAGAAGAGGTAGTAGAAATGCGTAA
- a CDS encoding ABC transporter substrate-binding protein, which translates to MRKRLLGLAAAGAVALAGCSSTGSDPSKAVTVGLTYIPNVQFAPVYLADFGDLDVKIRHHGSDESLFSALASGDEQVTVASGDEVLQARAQGLDVISVGAFYHHYPVEIIVPADSPIQSLADLKGKKIGLPGEYGSNWFGLLAALEQGGLTRDQVDIVSVGFTQAASLVAGEVDAIVGFSNSEPVALEQMGFAARSIPLDKGTPLVGAAIVSTEGYAQQHPDELRQVISALVGGMQQAIDDPEAAVKATATWDESLSDQQAQAGAMAILQATIPLWQDRQGRASALQDLDAWDRMGPYLAQLLDQPELADEQGATNDYVD; encoded by the coding sequence ATGCGTAAGAGACTGTTGGGATTGGCAGCGGCCGGAGCGGTGGCCCTGGCGGGGTGCTCATCCACCGGATCCGATCCGTCGAAGGCGGTGACGGTGGGACTGACCTACATCCCCAACGTGCAGTTTGCCCCGGTCTACCTGGCCGACTTTGGTGACCTGGACGTGAAGATTCGCCACCACGGCAGCGACGAGAGCCTGTTCTCGGCGCTGGCTTCGGGGGACGAGCAGGTGACGGTCGCCTCGGGTGATGAGGTGCTCCAGGCGCGGGCTCAGGGGTTGGATGTGATCTCGGTAGGAGCTTTCTACCACCACTACCCGGTGGAGATCATCGTGCCGGCAGATTCGCCGATCCAGTCGCTGGCCGACCTGAAGGGGAAGAAGATCGGTTTGCCCGGCGAGTACGGCTCCAACTGGTTCGGACTGCTGGCGGCACTGGAGCAAGGTGGCCTGACCCGGGACCAGGTGGACATCGTTTCGGTCGGATTCACCCAGGCCGCCTCCCTGGTGGCGGGTGAGGTGGACGCCATCGTCGGGTTCTCGAACTCGGAGCCGGTCGCGTTGGAGCAGATGGGCTTTGCTGCCCGCTCGATTCCACTGGACAAGGGGACCCCGCTGGTGGGGGCGGCCATCGTTTCGACGGAGGGCTATGCTCAGCAGCATCCCGACGAGCTGCGCCAGGTGATCTCGGCCCTGGTCGGGGGAATGCAGCAGGCGATTGACGATCCGGAAGCAGCCGTGAAGGCCACGGCCACCTGGGACGAGTCGCTCAGCGATCAGCAGGCGCAAGCCGGGGCGATGGCGATCCTGCAGGCGACGATCCCGCTCTGGCAGGACCGGCAGGGCAGGGCCTCTGCCCTGCAAGACTTGGACGCGTGGGATCGGATGGGGCCGTATTTGGCACAGCTGCTGGACCAGCCGGAGTTGGCCGACGAGCAGGGGGCTACCAACGACTACGTGGACTAG